A window of Opitutus sp. ER46 contains these coding sequences:
- a CDS encoding LacI family DNA-binding transcriptional regulator: protein MQDVAVRVGVHRSTVALALRDSPRISAATRRKVQEAARLLGYRTNPLVAALMRNRRTRRTLRHETIAFVTCHATPFGWRPPHHDRPDFFPGAVQRALELGYNLEHFWLAEPGMSPRRFRDILLARNVHGVLIGRMPPGLHELELPWDPFSVVALGLTLRSPRFHAVTENHFDTVVQALDRCVAKGYRRIGFVFTEANDSPRVGARWLGAYLQYQHSAPALEPVAVCPGTPSSEAEFGAWFRRERPDALLVTHARPVLGWLRALRVDVPREVGLVELQDNPGHGAAGVYYDPAKIGALAIETLVGLLYHNETGVPADPHEVILTGSWREGNTLPGRR, encoded by the coding sequence ATGCAAGACGTCGCCGTGCGCGTGGGCGTGCACCGTTCCACGGTGGCGCTGGCGCTGCGCGACAGCCCCCGGATCTCCGCCGCCACGCGGCGCAAGGTGCAGGAGGCGGCCCGGCTGCTGGGGTACCGCACCAATCCGCTCGTCGCCGCCTTGATGCGCAACCGGCGCACGCGCCGGACCCTGCGGCACGAGACGATCGCGTTTGTCACCTGCCATGCGACGCCGTTCGGGTGGCGCCCGCCGCACCACGACCGGCCGGACTTCTTTCCCGGCGCCGTGCAGCGCGCCCTCGAACTGGGCTACAACCTCGAGCATTTCTGGCTGGCCGAGCCGGGCATGTCCCCGCGCCGGTTCCGGGACATTCTCCTCGCGCGAAACGTCCACGGTGTACTCATCGGCCGGATGCCGCCGGGGCTGCACGAACTCGAGCTCCCGTGGGACCCGTTCTCGGTCGTCGCGCTCGGGCTCACGCTGCGCAGCCCGCGGTTTCACGCGGTGACGGAAAACCATTTCGACACCGTGGTGCAGGCGCTGGACCGCTGCGTGGCCAAAGGCTACCGGCGGATCGGCTTTGTCTTCACCGAGGCCAACGACAGTCCGCGGGTGGGCGCCCGCTGGCTCGGCGCGTATCTGCAATACCAGCACAGCGCGCCGGCCCTGGAACCGGTCGCCGTGTGCCCCGGCACGCCGAGCAGCGAAGCCGAGTTCGGCGCGTGGTTTCGCCGGGAGCGGCCGGACGCCCTGCTCGTCACGCACGCCCGCCCCGTGCTCGGCTGGCTGCGCGCGCTCCGCGTCGATGTCCCGCGCGAGGTCGGGCTGGTCGAGCTGCAGGACAACCCCGGCCACGGCGCCGCCGGCGTGTACTACGATCCGGCGAAGATCGGCGCGCTCGCGATCGAGACCCTCGTGGGCCTCCTGTACCACAACGAGACGGGCGTGCCCGCCGATCCGCACGAGGTGATTCTCACCGGCTCCTGGCGCGAGGGGAACACGCTGCCCGGGCGCCGGTGA
- a CDS encoding glycoside hydrolase family 3 C-terminal domain-containing protein, whose amino-acid sequence MTAPRLLPASLLLPLALALALPTSAATAASAAATAPGPGPSLPFRNPDLPLEQRVDDLVGRLTRDEKISQLGMGSAPIPRLGVPAYHWWNEGLHGLARNGVATVFPQAIGLAATWNPTLHKRIAEVVATEARAKYHAALRRKGGTEIYQGITIWSPNINIFRDPRWGRGQETYGEDPLLSGLLGVAFVRGLQGNDPRYLHTVATLKHFAVHSGPELSRHQFNATVSARDLRETYLPAFELGVREGGATSVMSAYNAINGTPAPANAFLLQSVLAREWGFTGAIVGDVGNVSDLHNERGHHFAPDAPDAIAAALKAGNDLCSDGTYHALPAALERGLVQEADLDRALRHLFTLRFRLGMFDSADRVPWAKTPESAVDAPEHDQLALEAARQSLVLLKNDGALPLDPAKVKRVAILGPTGDDHLCMLGNYAGTPARPTTLVQALQRQLGARGIAVTYDPAVPLVAGFREGGRPFSDGVIFGDASRASVGLKRELFTPADFSGAPTDVRHDAQIDFYWNPAQPVPGLPLENVALRWTGVLVPRVSGEHELAITYIGAAQLFVDDQPVAGNPTHGNSVHNAAVERVSTAKLMLEQRRAYRIRLEYTQRPGSAVGRIQFGWRPPGGLDAALAQARTADHILLTLGITPALEGEAMSVKVDGFVGGDRTSMLLPQSQRDLLDRVAALGKPFTVVLCNGSALSFDVVKPNAVVEAWYYGQRGGDALAELLLGDLNPAGRLPVTFYRADADLPPFENYAMAGRTYRYFTGTPLFAFGHGLSYTTFAYGQLALPSPKARADETVRITVPVRNTGRRDGEEVVQLYVTSRPRMEGAPLRHLVAFQRVPVKAGGAAEVVLDLPCSRLRRWDEAGGRYVVDPGIYEFFAGPASDRPLTTARLTIAP is encoded by the coding sequence GTGACCGCCCCCCGTCTCCTCCCTGCCTCGCTCCTGCTTCCCCTCGCCCTGGCCCTGGCGCTGCCGACCAGCGCGGCCACCGCGGCGTCCGCCGCCGCAACCGCTCCCGGCCCGGGTCCGAGCCTGCCCTTCCGCAATCCCGACCTGCCGCTCGAGCAACGTGTCGACGACCTCGTCGGCCGCCTCACCCGCGATGAAAAGATCTCCCAGCTCGGCATGGGTAGCGCGCCCATTCCGCGACTTGGGGTCCCGGCCTACCACTGGTGGAACGAGGGGTTGCACGGGCTCGCGCGCAACGGCGTCGCGACGGTCTTCCCGCAGGCTATCGGACTCGCCGCGACCTGGAACCCGACCCTCCACAAGCGCATCGCCGAGGTCGTCGCGACCGAGGCCCGCGCCAAGTACCATGCCGCGCTGCGGCGCAAGGGCGGCACCGAGATCTACCAGGGCATCACGATCTGGTCGCCGAACATTAACATCTTTCGCGATCCGCGCTGGGGCCGCGGTCAGGAGACGTACGGCGAGGATCCGCTGCTCAGCGGCCTGCTCGGCGTCGCGTTCGTGCGCGGCCTGCAGGGCAACGACCCGCGCTACCTGCACACCGTCGCCACGCTGAAGCATTTCGCCGTCCACAGCGGACCCGAACTCTCCCGCCATCAGTTCAACGCCACCGTCTCCGCCCGCGACCTGCGCGAGACCTACCTGCCCGCCTTCGAGCTCGGCGTGCGCGAGGGCGGCGCGACGTCCGTAATGAGCGCCTACAACGCGATCAACGGCACGCCCGCCCCGGCCAACGCGTTCCTCCTGCAATCGGTGCTCGCCCGCGAATGGGGTTTCACCGGCGCCATCGTCGGCGACGTTGGCAACGTGTCCGATCTCCACAACGAACGCGGCCACCACTTCGCCCCCGACGCCCCCGACGCCATCGCGGCCGCGCTCAAGGCCGGCAACGACCTCTGCAGCGACGGCACCTATCACGCCCTCCCCGCGGCACTCGAGCGCGGGCTGGTGCAGGAGGCGGACCTCGACCGCGCCCTGCGGCACCTCTTCACCCTGCGCTTCCGGCTCGGGATGTTCGACTCCGCTGACCGCGTGCCTTGGGCGAAGACGCCCGAGTCCGCCGTCGACGCACCGGAGCATGACCAACTCGCCCTCGAAGCCGCGCGCCAGAGCCTCGTGCTACTGAAGAATGACGGCGCGCTGCCGCTCGATCCCGCGAAGGTGAAGCGCGTGGCCATCCTCGGTCCGACCGGGGACGACCACCTGTGCATGCTCGGCAACTACGCCGGCACGCCGGCCCGCCCCACCACGCTCGTCCAGGCGCTCCAGCGCCAACTCGGCGCCCGCGGCATTGCGGTGACCTACGACCCGGCCGTGCCCCTCGTCGCGGGGTTCCGCGAGGGCGGCCGGCCCTTCAGCGACGGCGTGATCTTCGGCGACGCCTCGCGTGCGAGTGTCGGTCTGAAGCGCGAGCTTTTCACGCCGGCGGATTTCTCCGGCGCGCCGACCGATGTGCGGCACGACGCGCAGATCGACTTCTACTGGAATCCCGCGCAGCCCGTGCCTGGGCTTCCCCTCGAAAACGTCGCGCTCCGCTGGACCGGCGTGCTCGTCCCGCGTGTCAGCGGCGAGCATGAGCTCGCGATCACCTATATCGGCGCGGCGCAGCTGTTCGTCGACGACCAGCCCGTCGCCGGCAACCCGACGCACGGCAACTCCGTCCACAATGCCGCGGTCGAGCGCGTCAGCACCGCAAAACTGATGCTCGAACAGCGACGCGCCTATCGCATCCGGCTCGAATACACGCAACGTCCCGGGTCGGCCGTTGGCCGCATCCAGTTCGGCTGGCGCCCGCCGGGCGGGCTCGACGCCGCCCTCGCGCAGGCGCGCACCGCCGATCACATTCTCCTGACGCTCGGCATCACCCCGGCCCTCGAGGGCGAGGCGATGAGCGTGAAAGTGGACGGCTTCGTTGGCGGCGACCGGACCAGCATGCTGCTCCCGCAATCGCAGCGCGACCTCCTCGACCGCGTCGCCGCGCTCGGCAAACCGTTCACCGTCGTCCTGTGCAACGGCAGCGCGCTCAGTTTCGACGTGGTAAAGCCGAACGCTGTCGTCGAGGCCTGGTACTACGGCCAGCGCGGCGGCGACGCGCTGGCAGAACTCCTCCTCGGCGATCTCAACCCAGCCGGCCGGCTCCCGGTCACCTTCTACCGCGCCGACGCCGACCTCCCGCCTTTTGAAAACTACGCGATGGCCGGCCGCACGTATCGCTATTTCACGGGCACGCCGCTCTTCGCTTTCGGCCACGGGCTCAGCTACACCACGTTCGCCTACGGTCAGCTGGCGCTCCCCTCGCCCAAGGCGCGGGCGGACGAAACGGTTCGCATCACCGTGCCGGTGCGCAACACCGGACGCCGGGATGGCGAGGAAGTCGTGCAACTGTACGTCACGTCGCGGCCGCGGATGGAAGGCGCGCCGCTGCGTCACTTGGTGGCGTTCCAGCGCGTGCCGGTGAAAGCCGGCGGCGCCGCCGAGGTCGTGCTCGACCTGCCCTGCTCACGGCTCCGCCGCTGGGACGAAGCGGGCGGCCGCTACGTCGTCGATCCCGGTATCTACGAGTTCTTCGCCGGTCCCGCCTCCGATCGGCCGCTTACGACGGCCCGGCTGACGATCGCGCCGTAG